From a single Maniola hyperantus chromosome 3, iAphHyp1.2, whole genome shotgun sequence genomic region:
- the LOC117996090 gene encoding LOW QUALITY PROTEIN: rab5 GDP/GTP exchange factor-like (The sequence of the model RefSeq protein was modified relative to this genomic sequence to represent the inferred CDS: deleted 2 bases in 1 codon), whose translation MPSLRIDQSDLKCKNGCNYFGNPQWQGYCSKCHREQLQRQRRAEKASSATLPPPEQKRPERALKLASQSFSKFEEKRLRQSETLKKALKFSVFKKSNTDEQDHTPERKPPEFKIPAMVNEGMKREFRVRFPTLPAQVDRDARVFVHSFIMDVIKCSNVMNVDELSERVQRHYQHFMKYMDTSPHFANAESETKELLIDFVEKHAMTYLHDLPGVVFSPSGTEDERLDRAMSERIQQLSWVGKRHLECKLDRANIAGCQPLYKAISELLAMDGAPSPGGKLTRVRRACRHVLALCGAPASADDLLPALIFTVLKANPPRLVSNINFVTRFCNAQRLMTGEGGYYFTNLCCAVSFIENLTAESLNMDKEEFDCYMAMPASIGGSTWAAALSLCGAVREADEQKLQTEKLMEEVKALRTKAHQLAANAETFEKEIAKKVQDVLAKTPLGDKTTFEYPRLASLTVSTTPLIDLETPQPSIQTKQDVPYNPNTEISDVPILQIPKLEKNDVIQYHKFKWQTKSHKNWI comes from the exons AAAAAGCGTCCTCCGCGACGTTGCCTCCGCCGGAGCAGAAGAGACCGGAGCGAGCCCTCAAGCTCGCGTCCCAGTCCTTCTCCAAGTTCGAGGAGAAGCGCCTGCGCCAGAGCGAGACCTTGAAGAAGGCCCTGAAGTTTAGCGTCTTCAAGAAGAGCAATACAG ATGAACAAGACCATACTCCCGAAAGAAAACCTCCGGAATTCAAAATCCCCGCCATGGTGAACGAGGGCATGAAGCGCgagttccgggttcgattcccgacgcTGCCGGCACAGGTGGACCGCGACGCGCGCGTATTCGTGCACAGCTTCATAATGGACGTCATCAAGTGCTCCAACGTCATGAATGTCGACGAGTTGTCCGAGCGAGTGCAGAGGCATTACCAG CATTTCATGAAATACATGGACACGTCGCCTCACTTCGCCAACGCGGAGTCAGAAACTAAGGAGCTACTTATCGACTTCGTGGAAAAACATGCCATGACTTACTTGCACGA CTTGCCAGGCGTGGTGTTCTCGCCCAGTGGCACGGAAGACGAGCGTCTCGACCGCGCCATGTCTGAGCGCATCCAGCAGCTGAGCTGGGTCGGCAAGAGACACCTGGAATGCAAGCTGGATCGCGCCAACATTGCTGGCTGCCAGCCGCTTTATAAGGCCATAAGCG AGTTGCTGGCTATGGACGGCGCGCCGTCGCCGGGGGGCAAGCTGACCCGCGTGCGTCGCGCGTGTCGACACGTGCTGGCGCTGTGTGGCGCGCCCGCCTCCGCTGACGATCTGCTTCCCGCTCTTATATTCACT GTGCTGAAGGCGAATCCCCCGCGCCTCGTGAGCAACATCAACTTCGTGACGCGGTTCTGCAACGCGCAGCGACTGATGACGGGGGAAGGCGGCTACTACTTCACTAATCTG TGTTGTGCGGTGTCGTTCATCGAGAACCTCACAGCGGAGTCTTTGAATATGGACAAGGAGGAGTTCGACTGCTACATGGCCATGCCGGCTTCTATCGGCGGCAGCACCTGG GCCGCAGCCTTGTCTCTGtgcggagcggtgcgggaggcgGACGAGCAAAAGTTGCAGACTGAAAAACTGATGGAGGAGGTGAAAGCTCTGCGCACCAAAGCACACCAGCTCGCTGCGAACGCTGAAACTTTCGAG AAAGAAATAGCCAAGAAGGTTCAAGACGTGTTAGCCAAAACACCGCTTGGAGATAAAACCACGTTCGAATAC CCGAGACTCGCGTCACTAACGGTCTCCACGACACCCCTCATAGACCTGGAGACTCCACAACCGTCCATACAAACCAAACAAGATGTTCCATACAATCCCAACACAGAAATATCTGATGTACCAATCCTACAAATACCAAAACTGGAAAAAAACGATGTAATCCAATACCACAAATTCAAATGGCAGACAAAGTCTCACAAAAACTGGATATAA
- the LOC138404737 gene encoding uncharacterized protein — MDGDEILVPNRRESTSPKSPHKMPWELKHTGSFEILTPSPLGFTPFDSRSIDELMTPDEFGSDLAPGLSNINYDIDLSDFSGDNSLAEDLPKPKDPFSPDGIKKELIFDPFSPQTSQNMAQLEKFDEFSLVNPSSETEAFEVVHRQFEPLDQGRDPFSPVQKEGTSILDDSGSPTAACLLPSGVIPVESHPPCTLCRWSGMGCTMWLNTLPRRLAGSAA; from the exons ATGGATGGTGATGAAATTCTGGTTCCAAACCGCCGCGAAAGTACATCACCAAAATCGCCTCACAAAATGCCATGGGAACTAAAACATACCGGCTCCTTTGAAATTCTAACTCCATCTCCGCTTGGTTTCACTCCGTTCGACTCGAGATCTATTGATGAGCTGATGACGCCGGATGAATTCGGATCAGATCTAGCCCCGGGACTAAGTAATATCAACTATGATATCGACTTGTCGGATTTCAGTGGTGATAACAGCTTAGCAGAGGACCTACCGAAGCCAAAAGACCCATTTTCCCCAGATGGCATAAAGAAAGAACTGATTTTCGATCCATTCAGTCCCCAAACCAGCCAAAATATGGCACAGCTTGAGAAGTTCGATGAGTTCAGTTTAGTCAACCCTAGTTCGGAGACAGAGGCTTTTGAGGTGGTTCATAGACAGTTTGAACCGTTGGATCAGGGGAGGGATCCGTTCAGTCCGGTCCAAAAGGAGGGAACATCCATTTTGGATGACAGTGGATCACCCACTGCGGCGTGCCTTTTACCGTctggggttattcccgttgagtcacaccccc CTTGCACGCTGTGTCGATGGTCGGGCATGGGCTGCACGATGTGGCTGAACACGTTGCCGCGCCGGTTGGCCGGCTCGGCGGCGTAG